A region of Planktomarina temperata RCA23 DNA encodes the following proteins:
- a CDS encoding DUF898 family protein, which produces MFTAFFLSENSKLFWLVTWTGALTIVTLGIYRFWARTRLRRYIWSSIRPGGDSFEYTGTGLEKFLGFLIALVVLAVYLGLLQVVLSFIGFSLWGAITSEPRGPMDVVTQLGATYVTGLAVLPLIFFAQYRARRYMLSRTRWRGLRFAMDAAAVGYAWRALLYFGLSIVTLGALMPLTTFRLEKYMTDRMWYGDASFEQEGQWTALYGAMKHLFIAVGLLLPAGVIIYWGLFLGFLFLGFLSILSFAGCIWLLFGFIYYQVESFKYLTAQKVLDGQVRFTSQASCERVIGIFVQGIILITILTIVLILIFVALYFVFSALGSNGMPGGGAGAEIFGGSGLLWALLVVILGSLACFELIGALATVFISAPILGHIVDTLRVENSGQLEQIRQRAGDLMDDADGFADALDVGGAF; this is translated from the coding sequence ATCTTTACGGCGTTTTTTTTATCTGAAAATTCCAAACTTTTTTGGCTTGTCACTTGGACGGGCGCTTTGACCATTGTGACCTTGGGCATCTACCGATTTTGGGCCCGCACACGCCTGCGCCGGTATATCTGGTCGTCGATTAGACCGGGGGGGGATTCCTTTGAATATACCGGCACAGGGCTGGAAAAATTCCTGGGCTTTCTGATCGCCCTGGTCGTTCTCGCAGTTTATTTAGGCCTGTTGCAGGTTGTGTTAAGTTTCATAGGATTTAGTCTTTGGGGCGCGATCACCTCGGAGCCCCGCGGCCCTATGGATGTGGTGACGCAGCTTGGGGCAACTTATGTGACCGGTCTCGCTGTGCTGCCTTTGATCTTTTTCGCGCAATACCGCGCGCGGCGCTACATGCTGTCGCGCACCCGCTGGCGGGGCCTGCGATTTGCAATGGATGCCGCGGCCGTGGGATATGCGTGGCGCGCGCTGCTCTATTTTGGACTGTCTATTGTGACCCTCGGCGCGCTCATGCCCCTGACGACATTTCGTCTGGAAAAATACATGACCGATCGTATGTGGTATGGTGATGCGAGTTTTGAGCAGGAGGGGCAGTGGACGGCGCTCTATGGGGCAATGAAGCATCTGTTTATCGCTGTGGGTTTGTTGCTGCCGGCTGGCGTCATCATCTACTGGGGGCTATTCTTGGGTTTTCTATTCTTGGGGTTTCTCTCCATTTTATCCTTTGCTGGCTGTATTTGGCTGCTCTTTGGATTTATCTACTACCAAGTGGAAAGTTTCAAATATCTAACCGCCCAAAAAGTCCTGGACGGCCAGGTGCGCTTCACCTCTCAAGCGTCCTGTGAGCGGGTGATTGGCATTTTCGTACAGGGCATTATTCTTATTACGATTTTGACTATTGTCTTGATCTTGATTTTTGTCGCTTTGTATTTTGTTTTCTCGGCGTTGGGCAGCAATGGCATGCCTGGCGGCGGCGCTGGGGCGGAAATCTTTGGAGGCAGCGGCCTGCTTTGGGCTCTTCTGGTTGTCATCTTGGGTTCTTTGGCGTGCTTTGAGCTTATTGGCGCGCTTGCGACCGTGTTTATCTCAGCGCCCATTCTTGGCCATATCGTTGACACGCTGCGGGTAGAGAATTCAGGACAGCTCGAACAGATACGTCAGCGCGCGGGGGATCTCATGGATGACGCGGATGGTTTCGCCGATGCGTTGGATGTTGGCGGGGCCTTCTAA
- a CDS encoding M48 family metalloprotease: MVSPMRWMLAGPSKVAFAWVDARYFDGLSAQRRQVLVSLDVESQRLTIHDSSGAELDNWPLETLRQLRDDAGGGLILCSGAVDPGEARIVLSNTRAISAIKAACPNLTKTTVTDRTWGKIWVWIGASMAAVALMIFVIVPALAGQLAVLIPPEREAKVGSAVLRQIERLFSEQEAGDWYCTNFEGQMALEQMVQALQQGQEFPYPIQVGVVDHEMINAFALPGGHIIVMRGLIEMAEAPEHLAAVLAHELGHVAQRDPIEQALRAAGAAGLLSLVLGDATGGTVLALAGETLITAKNSRAVEARADDFALAQLAQAGVSPEALAEFFELLLEEMGDPAYDMGWISSHPPSAARAAHAREAVQTARSYQKSISSQEWQAIQKICAK, encoded by the coding sequence ATGGTTTCGCCGATGCGTTGGATGTTGGCGGGGCCTTCTAAGGTGGCCTTCGCATGGGTGGATGCGCGATATTTTGATGGGCTCTCAGCGCAGCGGCGGCAGGTTTTAGTCTCGCTTGATGTTGAGAGCCAGCGTTTGACCATCCATGACAGCTCCGGCGCAGAATTGGACAATTGGCCTTTGGAGACGTTGCGACAATTGCGCGATGATGCAGGGGGAGGGTTGATTCTATGCTCGGGGGCAGTGGATCCGGGTGAGGCGCGCATTGTTCTGAGCAACACGCGTGCGATCTCAGCGATCAAAGCCGCTTGCCCGAACCTCACCAAGACCACAGTCACGGACCGAACCTGGGGGAAAATTTGGGTTTGGATCGGGGCCAGCATGGCGGCGGTTGCGCTTATGATCTTTGTCATTGTTCCGGCCCTGGCCGGTCAATTGGCCGTTTTGATCCCGCCGGAACGGGAAGCCAAAGTTGGCAGTGCCGTCTTACGACAAATCGAGCGCCTGTTTTCAGAGCAAGAGGCTGGCGATTGGTACTGCACCAATTTCGAGGGGCAAATGGCTTTGGAGCAGATGGTGCAGGCCTTGCAGCAAGGGCAAGAGTTCCCTTATCCCATACAAGTGGGCGTGGTGGATCATGAGATGATCAACGCCTTTGCCCTACCCGGCGGGCATATCATCGTGATGCGCGGTTTGATTGAAATGGCTGAGGCGCCAGAACACTTGGCTGCGGTCTTGGCCCATGAGCTGGGCCATGTGGCGCAAAGAGATCCAATTGAACAAGCATTGCGCGCGGCAGGTGCGGCGGGTTTGCTGTCTTTGGTTCTCGGCGATGCCACTGGCGGGACCGTTTTGGCCCTTGCTGGGGAGACGTTGATTACGGCTAAAAACTCTCGCGCTGTTGAGGCTCGGGCGGATGACTTCGCCCTGGCGCAACTGGCCCAGGCGGGTGTGTCCCCAGAGGCATTGGCGGAATTTTTCGAACTGTTGCTTGAGGAGATGGGGGATCCTGCCTATGACATGGGGTGGATCAGCTCCCATCCACCCAGTGCCGCGCGCGCCGCCCATGCCCGAGAAGCCGTGCAGACGGCGCGGAGTTACCAAAAGAGTATCTCATCACAAGAGTGGCAAGCCATCCAAAAGATTTGTGCCAAATAG
- the tuf gene encoding elongation factor Tu, with protein sequence MAKEKFERSKPHVNIGTIGHVDHGKTTLTAAITKQFGDFKAYDEIDGAPEEKARGITISTAHVEYETETRHYAHVDCPGHADYVKNMITGAAQMDGAILVVNAADGPMPQTREHILLGRQVGIPYMVVYMNKVDQVDDDELLELVEMEIRELLSSYEYPGDDIPVIAGSALAALEDRDAAIGSESIAKLMAAVDEYIPTPARAVDQPFLLPIEDVFSISGRGTVVTGRIERGVINVGEEIEIVGIRDTSKTVCTGVEMFRKLLDRGEAGDNVGVLLRGIDRNGVERGQILCKPGSVKPHTKFEAEAYILTKEEGGRHTPFFANYRPQFYFRTTDVTGTVVLPSGTEMVMPGDNLKFDVELIAPIAMETGLRFAIREGGRTVGAGVVSKINE encoded by the coding sequence ATGGCTAAGGAAAAGTTTGAACGCTCGAAACCCCACGTTAACATCGGCACGATTGGTCACGTTGACCATGGTAAGACAACCTTGACAGCTGCGATCACCAAGCAATTTGGTGATTTTAAAGCCTATGACGAGATTGACGGCGCGCCGGAAGAGAAGGCCCGTGGTATTACGATTTCGACTGCGCATGTTGAATATGAAACAGAGACCCGCCACTACGCGCATGTTGATTGCCCTGGCCACGCTGACTATGTGAAAAACATGATCACCGGTGCGGCGCAGATGGATGGTGCGATCTTGGTTGTGAACGCGGCCGATGGCCCGATGCCACAGACCCGTGAGCACATTTTGCTCGGCCGTCAGGTTGGCATTCCTTACATGGTTGTTTACATGAACAAAGTTGACCAAGTTGACGACGACGAGTTGCTCGAATTGGTTGAAATGGAAATCCGTGAGCTGCTGTCCAGCTACGAATATCCTGGCGATGATATCCCTGTGATTGCCGGCTCTGCTTTGGCCGCTTTGGAAGATCGCGACGCGGCTATTGGCTCTGAGTCCATCGCAAAATTGATGGCGGCTGTGGATGAGTATATCCCAACACCGGCGCGTGCGGTTGACCAGCCTTTCTTGCTGCCGATCGAGGATGTGTTCTCAATCTCCGGCCGTGGTACAGTTGTAACTGGCCGTATTGAGCGCGGTGTGATCAATGTGGGCGAAGAGATTGAAATCGTCGGCATCCGTGACACATCGAAAACTGTCTGCACAGGCGTTGAAATGTTCCGCAAACTGCTCGATCGCGGTGAAGCTGGCGACAACGTAGGTGTTCTGCTGCGCGGCATCGACCGCAATGGCGTTGAGCGCGGTCAGATCCTGTGTAAGCCAGGTTCTGTGAAGCCTCACACGAAGTTTGAAGCCGAAGCCTATATTCTGACCAAAGAAGAAGGTGGCCGTCACACGCCATTCTTCGCCAACTACCGTCCACAGTTCTACTTCCGGACCACCGATGTGACCGGCACAGTTGTTCTGCCTTCGGGTACTGAAATGGTGATGCCAGGTGATAACCTCAAATTCGACGTTGAGCTGATCGCCCCAATCGCCATGGAAACCGGCCTGCGCTTCGCCATCCGCGAAGGCGGCCGCACCGTCGGCGCCGGTGTCGT